A stretch of the Tardiphaga sp. 709 genome encodes the following:
- the araD gene encoding L-arabinonate dehydratase — protein MPGHKKTPDQLRSARWFAPDDLRAFGHRSRAMQQGYAPVEWKGRPVIAILNTWSEAQPCHMHFKTRVDDVKRGILMAGGFPMELPALSLSESFLKPTTMLYRNMLAMDAEELLRGHPVDGVVLMGGCDKTTPGLLLGATSAGYPAIYLPAGPMLRGNWKGKTLGSGSDAWKYWDERRAGKISDKEWVEVEGGIARSYGTCMTMGTASTMTAIAESIGMTLPGASSIPAADAGHIRMASECGRRIVEMVWEDLTPQKIQTRKAFENAITVAMAMGCSTNAIIHLIAQARRAGQDIGLDDFEIASRKVPVIANVRPSGDKYLMEDFFYAGGLPGLMSRIKDHLHLDVMTVTGKTLGENIAGAEVYNDDVIRTVKDPIYAEGALAVLKGNLAPDGCVIKPSACEPRFLKHTGPAMVFDDYPSMKKAIDDESLDVTADHVLILRNAGPQGGPGMPEWGMLPIPKKLVKQGVRDMVRLSDARMSGTSYGACILHVAPESFIGGPLALVENGDMITLDVDARTINLDISDAEMEKRRAAWKAPERNYERGYGWMFTKHIQQANEGCDFDFLRTDFGAPVKEPVIY, from the coding sequence ATGCCGGGCCACAAGAAGACCCCCGATCAACTCCGCAGCGCACGCTGGTTCGCGCCGGACGACCTGCGTGCCTTCGGCCATCGCTCGCGCGCGATGCAGCAGGGCTATGCACCGGTCGAGTGGAAGGGGCGGCCTGTCATTGCGATCCTCAACACCTGGTCGGAAGCGCAGCCGTGCCACATGCATTTCAAGACCCGCGTCGACGATGTGAAGCGCGGCATCCTGATGGCTGGCGGCTTCCCGATGGAGCTGCCGGCGCTGTCGCTGTCGGAGAGCTTCCTGAAGCCGACGACGATGCTCTATCGCAACATGCTGGCGATGGACGCCGAGGAATTGCTGCGCGGCCATCCCGTCGATGGCGTGGTGCTGATGGGCGGCTGCGACAAGACCACGCCGGGGCTTCTGCTCGGCGCCACCAGCGCGGGCTATCCCGCGATCTATCTGCCGGCCGGGCCGATGCTGCGCGGTAACTGGAAGGGCAAGACGCTGGGCTCCGGCTCCGATGCCTGGAAATACTGGGACGAGCGCCGTGCGGGAAAAATCTCCGACAAGGAATGGGTCGAGGTCGAGGGCGGCATCGCCAGGAGCTACGGCACCTGCATGACCATGGGCACGGCGTCGACCATGACCGCGATCGCGGAGTCGATCGGCATGACGCTGCCTGGTGCCTCGTCGATCCCTGCCGCGGACGCCGGCCACATCCGCATGGCCTCGGAATGCGGTCGCCGTATCGTCGAGATGGTGTGGGAAGATCTGACGCCGCAGAAGATCCAGACGCGCAAGGCCTTCGAGAATGCGATCACCGTGGCGATGGCGATGGGCTGCTCGACCAATGCGATCATCCATCTGATCGCGCAGGCGCGCCGCGCCGGTCAGGACATCGGCCTCGACGATTTCGAGATCGCCAGCCGCAAGGTGCCTGTGATCGCGAATGTGCGCCCGTCCGGCGACAAATATCTGATGGAGGACTTCTTCTATGCCGGCGGCCTGCCGGGACTGATGAGCCGCATCAAGGACCATCTCCATCTCGATGTGATGACGGTCACCGGCAAGACGCTGGGCGAGAACATCGCCGGCGCCGAAGTCTATAACGACGACGTCATCCGAACCGTCAAAGATCCCATCTACGCCGAGGGCGCGCTGGCTGTGCTCAAGGGCAACCTTGCGCCCGACGGCTGCGTCATCAAGCCCAGTGCCTGCGAGCCGCGCTTCCTCAAGCATACCGGCCCGGCCATGGTGTTCGACGACTACCCGTCAATGAAGAAGGCGATCGACGACGAAAGCCTCGACGTGACAGCCGATCACGTGCTGATCCTGCGCAATGCAGGACCGCAGGGCGGGCCGGGCATGCCGGAATGGGGCATGCTGCCGATTCCGAAGAAGCTGGTGAAGCAGGGCGTGCGCGACATGGTGCGTCTGAGCGATGCACGCATGAGCGGCACCAGCTACGGCGCCTGCATCCTGCATGTGGCGCCGGAATCCTTTATCGGCGGTCCGCTGGCGCTGGTCGAGAATGGCGACATGATCACCCTCGACGTCGATGCACGCACGATCAATCTCGACATCTCGGATGCGGAGATGGAGAAGCGTCGCGCCGCATGGAAAGCCCCGGAGCGCAATTACGAGCGCGGCTATGGCTGGATGTTCACCAAACATATCCAGCAGGCCAATGAAGGCTGCGACTTCGACTTCCTGCGCACCGACTTCGGCGCGCCGGTCAAAGAACCCGTGATTTATTGA
- a CDS encoding branched-chain amino acid ABC transporter ATP-binding protein/permease, with translation MTAITDIPTSREGTIRHSVLPALLPFLGVFALAMILPFVSNDYWALIGTRAAIYWVLVAGLNLVVGFAGHLAIGYVALLTLGAYTTSVLAAGNVLPPVPIYGALIIASCVGAVFGVIVGLPAMRLRTFYFAMTTLGFATIVTQIALAWQSVTGGGIGIVGPEFSAPFNTPWGFYYLCIGFAAVATWLSANIAYSRFGRALIAIRDADVAAEATGISKPKLLVSIFLLAGAMAAFAGGLFASLQTYITPDAFTFDLSVLFFIAILIGGRGSILGPMLGTIILTILPEIAAPLAAWSTFLYAVLLLLIVLVMPGGIAALLDFKSRRPLASNRAIVPRIAGLSEVLRKTATTKTLILRDVVLTFGNVRAIDGLDLDVKPGQIHGLIGPNGSGKTTTLNVISGYYAAKGGTITLGDDALPPGMPELRAGKGIARTFQTPRVIGEASVLENVMVGGTIEGEATFAEALLSLPRHHRDERKLTAQARAMLGVVGLEALADVRADRLQHSELRFIEIARALMLQPDFLLLDEPAAGLSSDEITRLGALIKAISRRGTGVLLVEHHADLIFDICDQVTVLNLGKILAAGTPAEIRVHKEVVSAYLGG, from the coding sequence ATGACGGCGATCACCGATATTCCGACATCGCGCGAGGGCACGATCAGACATTCCGTGCTGCCGGCACTGCTGCCGTTTCTCGGCGTGTTCGCGCTGGCGATGATCCTGCCCTTTGTCAGCAATGACTACTGGGCGCTGATCGGCACCCGCGCCGCGATCTACTGGGTACTGGTCGCCGGGCTCAATCTCGTGGTCGGCTTCGCCGGCCATCTCGCCATCGGCTATGTGGCGCTGCTGACGCTCGGCGCCTACACGACCAGCGTGCTTGCCGCCGGCAATGTGCTGCCGCCGGTGCCGATCTACGGCGCACTGATCATCGCAAGCTGCGTCGGCGCCGTGTTCGGTGTGATCGTCGGCCTGCCAGCCATGCGGCTGCGTACCTTCTACTTCGCCATGACCACGCTCGGATTCGCCACCATCGTCACGCAAATCGCACTGGCCTGGCAGAGCGTCACCGGCGGTGGCATCGGAATCGTCGGGCCGGAATTCTCCGCGCCGTTCAATACGCCATGGGGTTTCTATTATCTGTGCATCGGCTTCGCGGCGGTGGCCACCTGGCTCAGTGCCAATATCGCCTATAGCCGGTTCGGCCGCGCGCTGATCGCGATCCGCGATGCGGATGTGGCGGCGGAAGCCACCGGCATCTCCAAGCCGAAGCTGCTGGTGTCGATCTTCCTGCTCGCCGGCGCCATGGCCGCCTTCGCCGGCGGGCTGTTCGCCAGCCTGCAGACCTATATCACCCCGGATGCCTTCACCTTCGATCTCTCGGTCTTGTTCTTCATCGCCATCCTGATCGGCGGCCGCGGCTCGATCCTCGGCCCGATGCTCGGCACCATCATCCTCACCATCTTGCCGGAAATCGCAGCGCCTCTGGCCGCGTGGTCGACCTTCCTCTATGCGGTGCTGCTGTTGCTGATCGTGCTCGTAATGCCCGGCGGCATCGCGGCGCTGCTGGATTTCAAGAGCCGCCGTCCGCTCGCCAGCAACCGTGCCATCGTGCCGCGCATCGCGGGACTCTCCGAGGTGCTGCGCAAGACGGCCACCACCAAGACGCTGATACTGCGCGATGTTGTGCTCACCTTCGGCAATGTGCGGGCCATCGACGGCCTCGATCTCGATGTGAAGCCTGGCCAGATCCACGGCCTGATCGGCCCCAACGGCTCCGGCAAGACCACGACGCTGAACGTGATCTCCGGCTACTACGCCGCCAAGGGCGGCACGATCACCCTCGGCGACGACGCGCTGCCGCCGGGCATGCCCGAGCTGCGCGCGGGCAAGGGCATCGCCCGCACCTTCCAGACGCCGCGCGTGATCGGCGAAGCCTCGGTGCTTGAGAATGTGATGGTCGGCGGCACCATCGAAGGCGAAGCGACATTTGCCGAGGCGCTGCTGTCGCTGCCGCGACATCATCGCGACGAACGCAAGCTCACCGCACAGGCCCGCGCGATGCTCGGCGTCGTCGGGCTGGAGGCGCTGGCGGATGTTCGCGCCGATCGCCTGCAGCACAGCGAATTGCGCTTCATCGAGATCGCCCGCGCCTTGATGCTGCAGCCGGACTTCCTGCTGCTGGACGAGCCCGCCGCAGGCCTCTCCAGCGACGAGATCACACGGCTGGGCGCGCTGATCAAGGCGATCAGCCGCCGCGGCACCGGCGTACTCCTGGTCGAGCACCACGCCGACCTGATCTTCGACATCTGCGATCAGGTCACCGTGCTCAATCTCGGCAAGATCCTCGCCGCCGGCACCCCCGCCGAAATCCGCGTTCACAAGGAGGTCGTCAGTGCTTACCTCGGAGGCTGA
- a CDS encoding L,D-transpeptidase, translating to MRSLIVAVGLSLLAQGAALAKDSDKPSRAFNAETINAANFTGKLPPDEKLSSLAVKLQVLLDRAHFSPGEIDGLFGDNVEKALLAFAEANSLPPGKVLTPEIWTKLQAASSEPVMTGYVLTEKDVKGPYLDKLPVKMEEMKSLKKLDFTNAVEALGERFHMSQDLLETLNPKAKFDKAGETITIVKLSDRKPDKVDRLEVDKVRQTVKAFAKDGALLAFYPASVGSEEKPTPSGKLKVTSVHANPVYRYDPKYKFKGVESSKPFTINGGPNNPVGAMWIGLSEKSYGIHGTSDPSRVSKSDSHGCVRLTNWDVERLGASVKKGVEVSFVDGKQAAK from the coding sequence ATGCGCAGCCTCATCGTCGCGGTCGGACTGTCGCTGCTGGCGCAGGGCGCAGCCCTCGCCAAGGATTCCGACAAGCCGTCCAGGGCTTTCAATGCCGAGACGATCAACGCCGCCAATTTCACCGGCAAGCTGCCGCCCGACGAAAAGCTCAGCTCGCTGGCGGTGAAGCTCCAGGTGCTGCTCGACCGCGCGCATTTCTCGCCGGGCGAGATCGATGGATTGTTTGGCGACAATGTCGAGAAGGCGCTTCTGGCTTTCGCCGAGGCTAACAGCCTGCCGCCCGGCAAGGTGCTGACACCGGAGATCTGGACCAAGTTACAGGCCGCGTCCTCCGAACCAGTCATGACCGGTTACGTGCTGACCGAGAAAGACGTGAAGGGTCCGTATCTCGACAAGCTGCCGGTCAAGATGGAAGAGATGAAATCCCTGAAAAAGCTCGACTTCACCAATGCTGTGGAAGCGCTCGGTGAGCGCTTCCACATGAGCCAGGATTTGCTTGAGACGCTCAATCCCAAAGCAAAGTTCGACAAGGCCGGTGAGACCATCACCATCGTCAAGCTGTCGGATCGCAAGCCGGACAAGGTCGACCGTCTCGAGGTCGACAAGGTTCGCCAGACCGTGAAGGCCTTCGCCAAGGATGGCGCGCTGCTCGCCTTCTATCCCGCCAGCGTCGGCAGCGAGGAGAAGCCGACGCCGTCAGGTAAGCTGAAAGTGACGTCGGTTCACGCCAACCCGGTCTATCGTTACGATCCGAAATACAAGTTCAAGGGCGTGGAATCGTCGAAGCCCTTCACCATCAATGGCGGCCCCAACAATCCCGTCGGCGCGATGTGGATCGGCCTGTCGGAGAAGAGCTACGGTATCCACGGCACGTCGGATCCATCGCGTGTCAGCAAGAGCGATTCCCACGGCTGCGTGCGTCTCACCAACTGGGACGTGGAGCGCCTCGGTGCGTCCGTGAAGAAGGGCGTGGAGGTCAGCTTTGTCGATGGCAAGCAGGCGGCGAAGTAG
- a CDS encoding SDR family NAD(P)-dependent oxidoreductase, whose amino-acid sequence MTTSAAQFRPRDRMAGRICLVTGGGTGIGRAAALLMAQEGAAAVVIAGRREAEGQAAADDCGRFGAKTLFVRTDVTEEAEVASLVQAVMSRFGRLDVAFNNAGYQERRAPIEQQASAVYDTVFDANVRSVFLGLKHQIQAMELNGGGRIVINASVSGIRNPNPGLALYSASKAAVISLMRSAAMECGPRGIRINAVAPGRVVTDMMLASGIADMSAVAAGLPIRRMGQPHEVAEAVVWLASDDAGYIVGHVLSADGGFSAT is encoded by the coding sequence ATGACAACCAGTGCTGCCCAGTTCCGCCCCCGCGACCGCATGGCCGGACGCATCTGCCTCGTGACCGGCGGCGGCACCGGCATCGGCCGGGCGGCTGCGCTGCTGATGGCGCAGGAAGGCGCAGCTGCAGTGGTGATCGCAGGCCGTCGCGAGGCCGAGGGACAGGCCGCCGCCGACGACTGCGGCCGGTTCGGCGCCAAGACGCTGTTCGTCCGCACCGATGTGACCGAGGAGGCCGAGGTCGCCAGTCTGGTGCAGGCCGTGATGTCCCGTTTCGGGCGGCTCGATGTGGCCTTCAACAATGCCGGCTATCAGGAACGGCGCGCGCCGATCGAGCAGCAGGCCAGCGCGGTCTACGACACCGTGTTCGACGCCAATGTCCGCTCGGTGTTTCTTGGCCTGAAGCATCAGATCCAGGCCATGGAACTGAATGGCGGCGGCCGCATCGTCATCAATGCGTCGGTGAGCGGCATCCGCAATCCCAATCCCGGCCTTGCGCTATATTCCGCATCGAAAGCGGCGGTGATCTCGCTGATGCGTTCGGCGGCGATGGAATGCGGGCCGCGCGGCATCCGCATCAATGCAGTGGCGCCGGGCCGCGTGGTCACCGACATGATGCTCGCTTCGGGGATCGCCGACATGTCAGCCGTCGCAGCAGGCCTGCCGATCCGGCGTATGGGCCAGCCACATGAAGTCGCGGAAGCGGTGGTGTGGCTCGCCTCCGACGATGCCGGCTATATCGTCGGTCATGTGTTATCGGCAGATGGCGGCTTCAGCGCGACCTGA
- a CDS encoding ABC transporter ATP-binding protein, which produces MLTSEAEPLLKVTALESGYGKIRVLHGIDLHIAAGEVVTLLGPNGAGKSTLLRAISGLLPVNAASVRFDGRDISNGTPREAARAGLVHVIEGHRVFTQQTVTENLLLAAYDLPRGERHARVDEALSFFPEIAEKRHERGASLSGGQQQMLVVAQGLVRRPRLLMLDEPSAGLSPVLVDRVLTVIAQLQRQGTAVLLVEQLVEKALAAANRVYALSQGRIVLEAETTEANLPQRLERAYFGHEDAVAV; this is translated from the coding sequence GTGCTTACCTCGGAGGCTGAACCGCTGCTCAAGGTCACCGCGCTGGAATCCGGCTACGGCAAGATCCGCGTGCTCCATGGTATCGACCTGCATATCGCCGCGGGCGAAGTGGTGACACTGCTCGGCCCCAACGGCGCCGGGAAATCAACACTTCTGCGCGCGATCTCCGGCCTGCTGCCGGTCAATGCGGCGAGCGTTCGCTTCGACGGACGTGATATCAGCAACGGCACGCCCCGCGAGGCGGCGCGCGCCGGCCTGGTGCATGTGATCGAGGGCCATCGCGTGTTCACGCAGCAGACCGTGACCGAAAACCTGCTGCTCGCGGCCTACGACCTGCCACGCGGCGAGCGCCATGCGCGCGTCGACGAGGCGCTGTCGTTCTTTCCAGAGATCGCCGAGAAGCGCCATGAGCGCGGGGCGTCACTTTCGGGCGGACAGCAGCAGATGCTTGTGGTGGCACAGGGCCTTGTGCGGCGCCCGCGGCTGCTGATGCTCGACGAGCCTTCTGCGGGCCTCTCGCCGGTGCTGGTCGACCGCGTGCTGACGGTGATCGCGCAACTGCAGAGGCAGGGAACCGCCGTGCTGCTGGTGGAGCAACTGGTGGAAAAGGCGCTGGCTGCGGCCAACCGTGTCTATGCGCTGTCGCAAGGGCGCATCGTGCTGGAGGCGGAGACAACGGAAGCGAACCTGCCGCAGCGGCTGGAGCGGGCCTATTTCGGGCATGAGGACGCGGTGGCGGTGTAG
- a CDS encoding cyclase family protein, which translates to MSRRLIDISVPLQNDVPADPPGNHPTINYVDHQQGLPRMLQFFDGLKKEDLPDGEGWAVELVQLSTHNGTHLDAPYHFHPTMNRGERSWTIDEVPLDWCLQPGVKLDFRHFPDGYVATAKDVEEELKRIGHTLSPLEIVVVNTSAGVKYGQQDYVISGCGMGYEATMYLLERGVRLTGIDGWSWDAPFVHTAKKYAETKDASLIWEGHKAGRHIGYCHLEKLHNLEQLPSTGFMVSCFPVKIEKASAGWTRAVAIIEG; encoded by the coding sequence ATGTCCCGTCGCCTCATCGACATCTCCGTTCCCCTGCAGAACGACGTTCCCGCCGATCCGCCGGGCAATCATCCCACCATCAATTATGTCGATCACCAGCAGGGCCTGCCGCGGATGCTGCAGTTCTTCGACGGGCTGAAGAAGGAAGACCTGCCGGACGGCGAGGGCTGGGCAGTCGAGCTGGTGCAGCTCTCGACCCATAACGGCACGCATCTCGATGCGCCCTATCATTTCCATCCCACCATGAATCGCGGTGAGCGTTCATGGACCATCGACGAAGTGCCGCTGGACTGGTGTTTGCAGCCCGGCGTGAAGCTCGACTTCCGGCATTTTCCGGACGGCTATGTCGCGACGGCCAAGGACGTTGAAGAAGAACTCAAGCGCATCGGCCATACGTTGAGCCCGCTGGAGATCGTCGTCGTCAACACATCTGCCGGCGTCAAATACGGTCAGCAGGACTATGTCATCTCCGGCTGCGGCATGGGCTATGAGGCCACCATGTATCTGCTGGAGCGCGGCGTACGCCTCACCGGCATCGATGGCTGGAGCTGGGACGCGCCGTTCGTCCACACCGCGAAGAAATATGCCGAGACGAAAGATGCGAGCCTGATCTGGGAAGGCCATAAGGCCGGCCGCCATATCGGCTATTGCCATCTCGAGAAGCTGCACAATCTCGAACAGCTGCCGTCCACCGGTTTCATGGTGTCGTGCTTCCCGGTGAAAATCGAGAAGGCGTCGGCGGGCTGGACAAGGGCGGTAGCGATTATCGAGGGGTGA
- a CDS encoding ribonuclease activity regulator RraA, with protein sequence MTKLSDATRAKLKTISTATVATALYKRGFRTQCIQDVHPLGPDQPTLVGEAFTLRYMPAREDLNKLDVFRDRSHPQRKAVEDCPPGAVLVMDSRKDARAASAGAILINRLAQRGVAGVITDGGFRDSAEIAKLGFPAYHHRPSAPTNLTLHQAIEINGPIGCGDAPVFPGDVILGDSDGVIVIPAHLADEIANEAFEMTAFEDFVTEQVQKGKGIFGLYPATDEQTLVDFAAWRKEKGR encoded by the coding sequence ATGACCAAGCTCAGCGACGCGACCCGCGCCAAACTCAAGACCATCTCCACCGCCACCGTGGCCACCGCGCTCTACAAGCGCGGCTTCCGCACGCAATGCATCCAGGACGTTCATCCGCTCGGACCGGACCAGCCGACGCTGGTCGGCGAGGCCTTCACGCTGCGCTACATGCCGGCGCGCGAGGATCTCAACAAGCTCGACGTGTTCAGGGATCGCTCGCATCCGCAGCGCAAGGCTGTGGAGGATTGCCCGCCCGGTGCAGTGCTCGTCATGGACAGCCGCAAGGATGCGCGTGCGGCTTCCGCCGGCGCGATCCTGATCAACCGACTGGCGCAGCGCGGCGTTGCCGGTGTCATCACCGATGGCGGCTTCCGCGATTCCGCCGAGATCGCCAAACTCGGCTTCCCGGCCTATCACCATCGTCCGAGCGCCCCGACCAACCTGACGCTGCATCAGGCCATCGAGATCAACGGCCCGATCGGCTGCGGCGATGCGCCGGTGTTTCCCGGCGACGTGATCCTCGGCGACAGCGATGGCGTCATCGTCATCCCCGCGCATCTCGCAGACGAGATCGCCAATGAAGCTTTCGAGATGACGGCCTTCGAGGATTTCGTCACCGAACAGGTGCAGAAGGGCAAGGGCATCTTCGGGCTCTATCCCGCGACCGACGAGCAAACGCTGGTGGATTTCGCAGCGTGGCGGAAAGAGAAGGGGCGGTAG
- a CDS encoding MarR family winged helix-turn-helix transcriptional regulator, with translation MSDIDADLIDHIRAASRLMVRELGFMQATVAATDYPPSAVHTLLEIGAREAMTAVELSAFLGLEKSSVSRMIRKLIDAGELKEAASAGDGRVKRLLLTAKGRRTREAIEAYGQRQVTNALQQLAPAQRQKVAEGLALYAEALEAHRLADAEMPDGTLARRS, from the coding sequence TTGTCCGATATTGACGCCGATTTGATTGATCACATCCGCGCCGCGTCGCGTCTGATGGTGCGCGAACTCGGTTTCATGCAGGCAACGGTTGCAGCGACCGACTATCCGCCATCGGCGGTGCATACGCTGCTGGAGATCGGCGCGCGCGAGGCGATGACCGCCGTCGAATTATCGGCGTTTCTCGGCCTGGAGAAATCCAGTGTCAGCCGGATGATCCGCAAGCTGATCGACGCCGGTGAGCTGAAGGAAGCCGCCAGTGCCGGCGACGGCCGCGTCAAGCGGCTGTTGCTCACGGCCAAGGGGCGGCGCACCCGCGAGGCGATCGAGGCCTATGGGCAGCGGCAGGTCACCAATGCCTTGCAGCAACTGGCTCCGGCCCAGCGTCAGAAGGTGGCCGAAGGTCTCGCGCTGTATGCCGAGGCGCTGGAAGCGCATCGGCTGGCAGATGCGGAGATGCCGGACGGGACATTGGCCAGGCGGTCTTGA
- a CDS encoding branched-chain amino acid ABC transporter permease, translated as MLGSIIASGLAAGAIYALVGITYNTMFSTSRVMSFTAGQLAMLGGVFGSLFMLKMGMPTLVGFALTLIACAIIGVITEFVAVRPVLKSLEQHLYVLSTLALALMIQQVTAIKWGTEPQPFPRIVGLGTGVWDEKFWLPVVACGLTILGLEYLYRRTLVGHAFMAIAEDNFAARALGLPERNLRVASYALAGVIGGVAGFAGGELMLAFFANGALLNFYGFVPVALGGLGNNRGALIGGLALGLFQQAANFLVGGIFSSVAVFAIFIIVLLAAPQGLFGSATARRV; from the coding sequence ATGCTCGGCTCGATCATAGCTTCAGGCCTCGCGGCGGGCGCAATCTATGCGCTCGTTGGCATCACCTACAACACGATGTTCTCGACCTCGCGGGTGATGAGCTTCACCGCCGGACAGCTCGCGATGCTCGGCGGGGTGTTCGGCTCGCTGTTCATGCTGAAAATGGGGATGCCGACCCTGGTCGGCTTCGCCCTCACTCTGATCGCCTGCGCCATCATCGGCGTCATCACCGAATTCGTCGCGGTGCGGCCGGTGCTCAAAAGCCTCGAACAGCATCTCTATGTGCTGTCGACGCTGGCGCTGGCACTGATGATCCAGCAGGTCACCGCGATCAAATGGGGCACCGAGCCGCAGCCCTTCCCGCGCATCGTCGGTCTCGGCACCGGTGTCTGGGACGAGAAATTCTGGCTGCCGGTGGTGGCCTGCGGCCTCACCATTCTCGGCCTCGAATATCTCTATCGCCGCACGCTGGTGGGCCATGCCTTCATGGCCATCGCCGAGGATAATTTCGCGGCGCGTGCACTTGGCCTGCCCGAGCGCAATCTGCGCGTCGCAAGCTATGCGCTCGCCGGCGTGATCGGCGGCGTCGCGGGCTTCGCCGGCGGTGAATTGATGCTGGCCTTCTTCGCCAATGGCGCGCTGCTGAACTTCTACGGCTTCGTGCCGGTGGCGCTCGGCGGCCTCGGCAACAATCGCGGTGCGCTGATCGGCGGCCTCGCGCTCGGCCTGTTCCAGCAGGCAGCAAATTTCCTGGTCGGCGGCATCTTCTCGTCGGTCGCGGTGTTCGCGATCTTCATCATCGTGCTGCTGGCAGCGCCGCAGGGCCTGTTCGGCTCCGCAACGGCGCGGAGGGTGTGA
- a CDS encoding ABC transporter substrate-binding protein has product MSISRRGILLGGAGALGAATFPLARPAIAQSSEPIKIGWLAAMTGPSSAPTVGFNRGVTFATEAINAAGGVKGRKIEIITRDTQGDPTKAVNATQELISQAKVHAIWGPVNSGEALATTPLMARAKMPDLHPCVVDTLIDPAKFPAAFRIAPSNGQWDDAVRNYCLKVLKVSKIAVIGDTTGYGVTAVKASVEAFKKDGADVVYSANIDATQPDMTPDMLRAKNAAAQVIVVWSVSTGMEARMFNTRASMNWDVAFVGHPSLASGELASLIEKPANWEKVYAIGYKSCSYDSAGKLPAKSQDLVDRLNKAKVPLNDTLLWWIAGGIDAVELIAKAVEASGSTDSEGIVKYWNSLTKYPGYFGNYSFSPTQHNGYPTDEIVMSEARSAKNGTFALAPGYS; this is encoded by the coding sequence ATGAGCATTTCTCGTCGTGGTATTCTATTGGGCGGCGCCGGCGCGCTCGGCGCAGCAACCTTTCCACTCGCACGTCCCGCCATTGCGCAATCGTCCGAACCGATCAAGATCGGCTGGCTCGCCGCCATGACCGGACCGAGTTCGGCGCCGACCGTCGGCTTCAACCGCGGCGTCACATTTGCCACGGAAGCCATCAATGCCGCCGGCGGCGTCAAGGGCCGCAAGATCGAGATCATCACGCGCGACACGCAAGGCGATCCCACCAAGGCCGTCAACGCCACGCAGGAATTGATCAGCCAAGCCAAGGTCCATGCGATCTGGGGACCGGTGAATTCCGGCGAAGCCCTGGCCACGACGCCGCTGATGGCACGCGCCAAGATGCCCGACCTGCACCCCTGCGTCGTCGATACGCTGATCGACCCCGCGAAATTCCCCGCCGCGTTTCGCATCGCGCCGTCCAACGGCCAGTGGGACGACGCCGTCCGCAACTACTGCCTCAAGGTGCTGAAAGTCAGCAAGATCGCCGTGATCGGCGACACCACCGGCTACGGCGTCACCGCCGTGAAAGCCTCGGTCGAGGCCTTCAAGAAAGACGGCGCGGACGTGGTCTACAGCGCCAATATCGACGCGACCCAGCCCGACATGACGCCGGACATGCTGCGCGCCAAGAATGCCGCTGCGCAGGTCATCGTGGTGTGGAGCGTGTCCACCGGCATGGAAGCGCGCATGTTCAACACCCGCGCGTCCATGAACTGGGACGTTGCCTTTGTCGGCCATCCCTCGCTGGCATCCGGCGAACTCGCCAGCCTGATCGAGAAACCCGCCAACTGGGAGAAGGTCTACGCCATCGGCTACAAGAGCTGCAGTTATGACTCCGCCGGCAAGCTGCCTGCGAAGAGCCAGGATCTCGTCGATCGCCTGAACAAGGCCAAGGTGCCGCTCAACGATACGCTGCTGTGGTGGATTGCCGGCGGCATCGATGCCGTCGAGCTGATCGCTAAAGCCGTCGAGGCCAGCGGATCGACCGACAGCGAAGGCATTGTCAAATACTGGAACTCGCTGACCAAATATCCCGGCTATTTCGGCAACTATTCGTTCTCACCCACCCAGCATAACGGCTATCCGACCGACGAGATCGTCATGTCGGAAGCGCGTTCCGCCAAGAACGGCACCTTCGCCCTCGCCCCCGGCTACTCGTAA